A segment of the Salmo trutta chromosome 3, fSalTru1.1, whole genome shotgun sequence genome:
CTACTAATAAAAAAAGATAATTATGTAACAGGTGGTGCATCAAATTTTTGCATAAGGCTAGATGACTAGGTTACATTTTGGGGGCTGCATCAACATAATGGAAGACAAAATCCCCCATAGAGAGGGGATTTAAAAACAGATCTGTTGAAAGTATCATGGAAAATAAACATTACATTTTGGAGGACATGCTCCAATACATATCCATCCCCTACACATGTCAAATCCTATCATAGGTTTACAAATGCCTCATGAGACGTCAGATGTTACTGCCCAAGGGCAACTCAGTCACCAGGATTAGACAGGATTTTCCATTACTATTCCATTAGACTTATACAGATTTCACCCCCTATTCATTCATCCAGTTTAATTGCCGACACCTAAtcacctctttctctctaacAAGCAGTCCTCTCAGTCTCACTCATATATCCCTTGCTTGTACAAGTAAGCATTTGATTTAATTTGCAGTAAGACAAACATTCCAGGCAGAATGTTTTTCATAGATGAATTACAGGTCTAGAGCAATTCATATTCCTTTTACCTTCAGCCCAGCACACCTGGTAGACCTCCAATATATAGAGAAAAACAGAAGTGACAAACAAGGAGGCGAGCCCCATTTCAAAATgctaccagtgtgtgtgtgtgtgtgtgtgtgtgtgtgtaagggaggCAATTGGAAAGCCATAACAGATTACCCTGGGTAATTGGTGAAAAACACTCCTTTCTCcaccacacaatacacacaacaaAGAAGTCTTTATTTTTTGCCCTATTACACACCTTGGGCTGAGAAATCCCAAGCAAATCATTCACCTGTCCACCTTTGCAGGCCCTTTCCTTCGACTTGCAGTGGAAAAGCCTGAATCAGCCTGTCAGCTACAGTATCCATTTGTAATCATAGTGATGATGAATTTGGTCATTATTGATGAGCAGAGTGGACACACACAGCCGTCATCCAGGACGGTCACTCAGAACAGAATGAATTGTGTGTGTTGACAAGCCGTagcaacacaaacacaggctGACAGAGGAACGCCGGGGTTCCAGGGTACCATTTTAGACGCATATGGAATCGCCAAGAGGCATGGTGGGAATGAGAAAGGAAAAAACACACCATCTGGGGTGGCAGATTACCTTTCTCCCGCCACTGACGGCagttttggggagggggggtttgTTCAGCTAAAGCACCATTTTCAATTCCAATATTCTCGAAGTCAGCAAATTGATACACTAGAATCCATTCATTTCCAGCAATGATAAATCAGGTTGTGGGTTGCAGTGAAACAAAAAAGCCCGTCGTCTGATAATCATATATTAGTGATTCTGacgtctgggctcctcctcttcctcaccatgTCCCTAGGAGGATCAGTCAGTCTAGGTCATTTCCTCAGTCATCCATTTTTCACTCATCTGTTCCACAAGAAGTAGTAATGCATTTCATTTCTTCTGATCTCAGAGTTAAGAGTAAGAAaccatgtattttttttctcaccaaaTTCTGTCTGCAGCTTCGTCTTCCTCACTTTACCTTCCATCTTGCGCTCATCTCCCCTCCTTGCCAGGCTGAGTTAATTTATGAACTGTTACCTTGTAGTAATACTTTATTAGGAATGTAGACAGCCAAGAGCATCAATCTCTTACTTTCAATTCCCTCTCTCCCACAAGTCTCTCCTGCAGACACTGACAGTCTCTCGCGTGCCGTGGATGACAGGGCTCAGATGAGTGCTGCATTGACAAGATTGATGCCTGTCGTCAATCAGAAGCACACGTTATTAAGAGGTAGATCTGTTCATCCGTTCCTCGCTGGCCGGAGAGCCCGCAATCGTTTCGCTCGATCAGACTCAAGTGTTGCCATTATGGCATATCTGGAGGTGGTAATGATTTCATATTAAAACGCCATCGATCCCGTGGAGTGGTTGACACCCTTGGTGGTGCTGTAGGCAGATGGCTAACACTTCTCCTCAGCGCTCCTGGCTGGGTCTGCTCTGAGAACCATACGCTACAGTCTCTTAGCCTCAATACGTCAAGGAGAGGCATTTCACCGTACAAAAATCGGTGATCATTTCTCACTCCCAAATCAATACTGGGGTTTTATACAGTCCACTTAAAATATGGCTCGGCGCAAAAAAATGTACACATTGGCATTCCATAAATGGGCAAATTAGCCCATTAGAATGGCTTGCACGCAGGGACACACGCAGTGACAAACACGTGTTCGTGAACACACAAGCAAGCAATTACCGTCAAAAAACATCCTCAGAACAAATCTTAAAAGAGAAGCGTTATTAATATTCCGCCCAAATGAGAAGGCAATTTTCCGCTGACTTAAGATTGCAGCACGCAGCAACAATGAGGCCGACTAAACAGCAAGGAAAACAAGTAGACAAGCTGCCTGCCTGGATGCACTTCAACACAATTCATTAATAATGAATAAGTTAAGGGCACACAAGCAAAACGCCACAGCAGAAAACCTGGGTAATTCGGAGTTTTAGACCAGGTGCCGAGCAGGGTTAAAACTTACATATCTGAAGAGCCCCATTGAAATAACATATCTGCAGAGGAGTGAGAAAATGTACACAGTTCCTCAGCATGCATGGTCAGGGAAGAACAGCCTCTGACTGAAAGATGGAAAAGGCTCACCACTGAATTGGCATTAAAATGATCTTTATCCATAGCAACAAGCAAAAAAGTATGCCTGGCATCACTGTTAGGTAAGCAAGCATCTTGAAGAAAGATGGTCTATCATGCAAGTGAAATTCCAAATTGGTGTATGAGGACAAAGTCTAAAACCGTTCTTCTGAATATAATACGTTGTTTCTTGACTTGTCATCTTTCTGTTTCCTCTCCCAGGCATGGTGCCTACGCCCCAGGTGTGCGTATCAACCCTGGTCACAGTGAGCACAATGGCAGTGGTCGACCTCTACCTGCTGGAGCAGAGCATGCTGGGAGCCCGCGGCAAGGCAGGGCCCGGCGTGTGGCCGTGCGCCgctgtgctgctaggtgacctggGCTTCCTGCTGGCGCTGCGGTTTGTGTCGGCGGGCGTGGTGTCGGAGGCGCTCTCCCCCCGCCGAGGCTTTGCCAACGCCCTCTGGTTCCTCTTCCTGTCCCTGCTCCAGCTCAAACTCTTCTTCGTCTGCCAGAACTACCGGACGGAACGTCGGCCACCCGACCCCCTGGCCAGGAAGACACTCACCCTGCTGCTGTCTATCTGCCTTCCCTCCCTGTTCCTCATCCTGACTGGGGCTGACAACATGACGCCAATGCGGAGGAAGCAGGAGGTGCGGGGGAGGCTGCTCTGGGTGGTGGTGGACCTGTTGGACGTTCTGGACCTGCAGGCCGGGCTGTGGGAAGCCCACGCAGGGGCCACTGACCTGAGGGTGCCCCTGTGGGCCGAAGGCCTGGTGTTCTTCTACTGCTACGCCTTGCTGCTCCTGCTGCCCTGCGTGGCCCTCACAGAGTTGGGGGCCGCCGCCTTGCCGGGACAGAGGGGAGCCCGTAAGGAGCCCCTGTACCCCTGGCTCAGCCTGGTCACCATCAACGTGGTCACACTGGCCCTCAGGGGAACAGGCATGCTGTGGTACAGGGACCCCCGGGTCTCTACAGTGTTCCTGGGGAAGAACCTACTGGCCCTGGCTGTGAAGCTGAGCTCAGCCTGGGAGAGGCACAAGCAGGGTGGGGACAGGGGGATGGGGGCTGGGGACGGAGCAGAGGCAGGGGGGGAATCCACCCTGGCAACACAGAGCTCAGAGCAGACGGAGGACCAAGCCACAGGCAAATCCACCCCCGGGTTGCCCTCTCGCTACCACACACCGTCCCGCTCCCACAGCCACGGCTGCTCCCTGTCCCACGTCAGTCTGGATCCCACAGAGACCTCCATGGGCCCCTCCATCTCCCATGAACTCTAGAAACTGTCCATAGAGAAAGACAGCTCGGCATCAGCCGTCAAGCTCACCAGAGCTCCCAGGTCAGGGAAGCATTTAGCACTGAAGAGAAGACGGTTGGCCTCACACTGAGACAGAAACTAAAAACCACAGGCAACCAACCCAGGCAATCACAGCAGTAACTC
Coding sequences within it:
- the LOC115166031 gene encoding transmembrane protein 121-like — protein: MVPTPQVCVSTLVTVSTMAVVDLYLLEQSMLGARGKAGPGVWPCAAVLLGDLGFLLALRFVSAGVVSEALSPRRGFANALWFLFLSLLQLKLFFVCQNYRTERRPPDPLARKTLTLLLSICLPSLFLILTGADNMTPMRRKQEVRGRLLWVVVDLLDVLDLQAGLWEAHAGATDLRVPLWAEGLVFFYCYALLLLLPCVALTELGAAALPGQRGARKEPLYPWLSLVTINVVTLALRGTGMLWYRDPRVSTVFLGKNLLALAVKLSSAWERHKQGGDRGMGAGDGAEAGGESTLATQSSEQTEDQATGKSTPGLPSRYHTPSRSHSHGCSLSHVSLDPTETSMGPSISHEL